The following are from one region of the Dermacentor albipictus isolate Rhodes 1998 colony chromosome 5, USDA_Dalb.pri_finalv2, whole genome shotgun sequence genome:
- the LOC139060390 gene encoding uncharacterized protein: protein MQVSQPYALFAKKSSNYFLMQLPSPHCCAAIAVECAHIIHALLILAGDVETNPGPNIPENLLTELRKLTPGQNQLITEIHGLKSQLTSTDKAITDLSKRMNDLESHYQTLLPIRNEVDAMRTTTEQAIFRISELEARIDDAENRSRRDNLIFYGIPDPSSSETTADSERLIVELCRDRLQLTIDPKEIERAHRIGRHSANHSRPLIAKFTFHKTKVNILSSGRKLKGTDYSISEDFSRSVRNARKHLVAFAKGKGAPFSLRFKTLFIGSRRYTFDAASSSVKELS from the coding sequence ATGCAGGTTAGTCAACCATACGCTCTCTTTGCTAAAAAATCTAGCAATTATTTCCTGATGCAGTTGCCGAGTCCGCACTGCTGTGCCGCCATTGCTGTCGAATGTGCTCATATTATTCATGCCTTGCTGATTTTGGCCGGTGATGTGGAAACAAACCCGGGTCCTAACATTCCTGAAAACCTACTAACCGAATTGCGAAAACTAACCCCCGGTCAGAACCAGCTGATCACTGAAATCCATGGTCTTAAGTCGCAACTTACTTCTACCGATAAAGCAATTACTGATCTAAGCAAACGAATGAATGATCTTGAGAGTCACTACCAGACGCTTTTGCCCATTCGCAACGAAGTGGATGCAATGCGCACCACGACAGAACAGGCTATTTTTCGCATTTCCGAGCTCGAAGCACGTATCGACGATGCTGAAAATCGCTCACGGCGGGACAACTTAATTTTTTACGGCATTCCTGACCCTTCCAGctcggaaaccactgccgactcCGAAAGGTTGATTGTGGAACTTTGCCGCGATAGGTTGCAACTAACCATCGACccaaaagaaatagaacgtgcaCATCGCATCGGTCGTCACTCCGCCAATCACTCTCGCCCCCTGATAGCAAAATTTACTTTCCATAAAACCAAAGTTAACATCCTTTCGAGTGGCCGAAAGCTTAAGGGCACTGACTACAGTATTAGCGAGGACTTTTCGCGATCAGTACGAAATGCCCGAAAACATCTCGTTGCTTTCGCAAAAGGTAAAGGCGCCCCGTTTTCACTCCGCTTTAAGACTTTGTTCATCGGTTCCAGAAGATACACCTTTGATGCCGCCTCGAGTAGTGTCAAAGAGTTGTCATAG